The proteins below are encoded in one region of Aquisphaera giovannonii:
- a CDS encoding DUF551 domain-containing protein translates to MAEGQKHEELVNRIMVDIAEEALYAREFRGDVKVLGLTYIRSAVERHIGTVDTRSESGLARELAEALELLLPRAYNDQIADSVHKRIAPDLFADVEKARAALAKHRATALHDDGWQPIETAPKGEITEDVGCRGVSEWFIGLQSDGDVRKIRRLPTMHSYDFADTEQVYYAASWFTHWMPLPKPPAAKAAAEVV, encoded by the coding sequence ATGGCTGAAGGACAGAAACACGAGGAGCTGGTAAATCGAATCATGGTCGACATCGCCGAGGAGGCGTTGTACGCCCGCGAGTTTCGCGGAGACGTCAAAGTGCTTGGCCTGACCTATATCCGCTCCGCAGTCGAGCGGCATATCGGGACTGTAGACACCCGCTCCGAAAGCGGGCTGGCAAGGGAGCTTGCCGAGGCGCTGGAACTGCTCTTACCAAGAGCCTACAACGACCAGATAGCAGATAGCGTCCACAAACGGATAGCGCCGGACTTGTTTGCCGATGTCGAAAAAGCCCGCGCCGCCCTCGCCAAGCACCGAGCCACCGCCCTGCACGATGACGGCTGGCAGCCGATAGAGACGGCCCCGAAGGGTGAAATCACCGAGGACGTGGGCTGCCGAGGCGTGAGCGAGTGGTTCATCGGTCTGCAAAGCGACGGCGATGTGAGAAAAATCCGCCGCCTGCCGACCATGCACAGCTATGACTTCGCCGACACGGAGCAGGTGTACTACGCGGCCTCGTGGTTCACCCACTGGATGCCGCTCCCCAAGCCCCCGGCAGCCAAGGCAGCGGCGGAGGTGGTATGA
- a CDS encoding dihydrofolate reductase family protein translates to MPKVVVRIFACSLDGFGAGVQQSADEPFGKNAFQIMNWFKPTRTFQSMIGREGGTTGLDDSYASRAFEGIGASIMGRNMFSPLRGPWENEDWKGWWGDNPPFKHPVFVLTHHPRPTLEFENGTSFHFVSGSPEEVLEQARAAAGGKDVKVNGGTFTVRSFWKARLLDELHLVMAPVFVGEGERLLGGLGVEEDYEVAAFEASEAAVHYRIVKKG, encoded by the coding sequence ATGCCCAAAGTCGTAGTCCGCATCTTCGCCTGTTCCCTGGATGGTTTCGGAGCAGGCGTCCAGCAGTCCGCCGACGAACCCTTCGGCAAGAACGCCTTCCAGATCATGAACTGGTTCAAGCCGACCCGCACCTTCCAGTCCATGATCGGGCGCGAGGGCGGAACGACTGGGCTGGACGACAGCTACGCCTCCAGGGCCTTCGAGGGCATCGGAGCCTCCATCATGGGCCGCAACATGTTCAGCCCCCTTCGCGGCCCCTGGGAGAACGAGGACTGGAAGGGCTGGTGGGGCGACAACCCTCCGTTCAAGCACCCGGTCTTCGTGCTGACGCACCATCCCCGGCCCACGCTTGAGTTCGAGAACGGCACCTCCTTCCACTTCGTCAGCGGCTCGCCGGAAGAGGTGCTGGAGCAGGCCCGGGCCGCGGCCGGCGGCAAAGATGTCAAGGTCAACGGCGGCACCTTCACGGTCCGGTCGTTCTGGAAGGCCCGGCTCCTCGACGAGTTGCATCTGGTCATGGCCCCGGTCTTCGTGGGGGAGGGCGAGCGACTCCTGGGCGGGCTGGGAGTGGAGGAGGACTACGAGGTGGCCGCCTTCGAGGCCTCCGAGGCGGCGGTGCATTACCGGATCGTGAAGAAGGGCTGA
- a CDS encoding VOC family protein, whose protein sequence is MSVKRMDNVLIVVDDLEATKAFFLELGLTLEGETTVEGAAVGELIGLKDVRSTIAMLRTPDGQGIELDKFHAPDAVRFGPVEAPVNAMGYRRVMFAVDGIDDLVARMRTHGAEIIGEMRYGDAYRLAYIRGPEGIIVGLAEQLG, encoded by the coding sequence ATGTCCGTTAAACGGATGGATAACGTCCTCATCGTTGTTGACGACCTCGAAGCCACCAAGGCGTTCTTCCTGGAACTGGGTCTCACACTCGAGGGCGAGACGACAGTCGAAGGGGCTGCCGTCGGCGAACTGATTGGACTCAAGGATGTCCGGTCCACCATCGCGATGCTCCGAACCCCCGATGGCCAGGGTATTGAGCTCGACAAATTCCACGCGCCCGACGCGGTCAGGTTCGGGCCCGTCGAAGCCCCGGTGAACGCGATGGGCTACCGCCGCGTCATGTTCGCCGTCGACGGCATCGACGATCTCGTCGCGCGGATGCGAACCCACGGGGCCGAGATTATTGGCGAGATGCGGTACGGCGACGCCTACCGGCTGGCCTACATCCGCGGGCCCGAGGGCATCATCGTCGGGCTGGCCGAGCAGCTCGGGTAG
- a CDS encoding YybH family protein, with protein sequence MRSDEQAIREFHGIWIDAVNAGDLARLLAMTTDDVIFLTPGEEGLGRDAFSTKFSGAHQQLRIRCVSELMEVVLVGEVAYTRSRDSLTVSPRAVGEESRLSGDRLTIYRKQPDGRWLLARDANVLSPVEG encoded by the coding sequence ATGCGATCTGATGAGCAAGCCATCCGCGAGTTTCATGGGATCTGGATCGACGCCGTTAACGCGGGGGATCTGGCCCGGTTGCTCGCCATGACGACCGACGATGTCATTTTTCTCACCCCGGGCGAGGAGGGCCTCGGTCGGGATGCGTTCTCCACCAAGTTCTCTGGCGCTCACCAGCAACTCCGGATTCGCTGCGTTAGCGAGCTGATGGAGGTCGTGCTCGTTGGCGAGGTTGCCTACACGCGCAGCCGGGACTCGCTCACCGTGTCCCCACGCGCCGTCGGAGAGGAGAGTCGCCTCTCTGGTGATCGTCTCACGATTTACCGCAAGCAGCCTGACGGCCGCTGGCTCTTGGCCCGCGATGCGAATGTGCTGTCCCCGGTCGAGGGGTGA
- a CDS encoding DUF932 domain-containing protein: MTSTLSRDDLRTLTPSVFAATPWQGMSESYRFIPTADVLDLLEGQGFRVTSARQSRSRIEGKADFTRHMLRLRHDSFLDASDEVPEVVLVNSHDRSSAYRVFSGVFRLVCENGMIVQSSDFGSFSIRHSGSRDLFAQVREATARIMEGAPAILNRIEAWKQTILPRKDQLIMAAEAFALKPIDGIKPSFLLTARREADYTDSEGRRDLWRTTNCLQENLIRGGLTGRSERGRKVTTRSVKAVDADLRINRRLWELAETFSLN; the protein is encoded by the coding sequence ATGACCTCGACCCTTTCCCGCGACGACCTCCGCACCCTCACCCCCTCCGTCTTCGCCGCCACTCCCTGGCAGGGCATGAGCGAGTCCTACCGCTTCATTCCAACCGCCGACGTCCTCGACCTCCTCGAAGGCCAGGGCTTCCGCGTCACCTCCGCCCGCCAGTCCCGCAGCCGCATCGAAGGCAAAGCTGACTTCACCCGCCACATGCTCCGCCTCCGCCACGACTCCTTCCTCGACGCAAGCGACGAGGTGCCGGAAGTCGTGCTGGTCAACAGCCACGACCGCTCCTCCGCCTACCGCGTCTTCAGCGGCGTGTTCCGGCTGGTCTGCGAGAACGGCATGATCGTCCAGTCCTCCGACTTCGGCAGCTTCTCGATCCGCCATTCGGGGAGCCGCGACCTGTTCGCCCAGGTCCGCGAGGCGACGGCCCGCATCATGGAGGGTGCCCCGGCGATCTTGAACCGGATCGAGGCATGGAAGCAGACGATCCTGCCCCGCAAGGACCAACTCATCATGGCGGCCGAGGCCTTCGCCCTGAAGCCGATCGACGGCATCAAGCCCTCGTTCCTGCTCACCGCCCGACGCGAGGCGGACTACACCGACTCGGAAGGCCGCCGCGACCTCTGGCGGACGACGAACTGCCTGCAGGAGAACCTCATCCGTGGCGGTCTGACGGGGCGGAGCGAGCGTGGCCGAAAGGTGACCACCCGCTCGGTGAAAGCCGTCGACGCCGATCTGCGGATCAACCGCCGCCTTTGGGAGTTGGCGGAAACTTTCAGTTTGAACTGA
- a CDS encoding MarR family winged helix-turn-helix transcriptional regulator — protein sequence MKNKRPSQLEDHLGYWLRCLSNLVSHSFADRLEKHGVSVPQWVVLRCLHDAEDTSLNELAATVGVDNGALSRMMERLLQKGLIVRETDPANRRTVRLRLSDAGKKLVPVLAREADENDAAFFGVIGEGERRQLLATVRALLDKNGFKGKALE from the coding sequence ATGAAGAACAAGCGGCCCAGTCAGCTCGAAGACCACCTCGGCTACTGGCTCAGGTGCCTCTCCAACCTCGTTAGCCATTCCTTCGCCGATCGCCTCGAGAAGCACGGCGTCAGCGTCCCGCAGTGGGTCGTGCTCCGCTGCCTCCACGACGCGGAGGATACGTCCCTGAACGAGCTCGCGGCGACGGTCGGCGTTGATAACGGGGCGTTGTCCCGCATGATGGAGCGGTTGCTGCAGAAAGGCCTGATCGTCCGAGAGACGGACCCGGCTAACCGGCGAACCGTGCGGCTGCGGCTCTCCGACGCGGGCAAGAAGCTCGTGCCCGTGCTGGCCAGGGAGGCCGACGAGAACGACGCGGCGTTTTTCGGTGTCATCGGCGAGGGGGAGCGTCGACAGCTCCTGGCGACGGTTCGAGCGTTACTCGACAAGAACGGTTTCAAGGGCAAGGCCCTGGAGTGA
- a CDS encoding DUF1398 domain-containing protein has protein sequence MDPAVLHECLAAAFAGRMTFPETVGRMMEAGVERYDADLTRLEKMHYGLDASTHLEPMPLAEAPVVPVEFTAAGVQAAIQAIRDRQIEYPEFLRRVMAAGTASYSVYLNGRKAIYIGRNGDFHVEPFPGGR, from the coding sequence ATGGACCCAGCGGTTCTGCACGAGTGCCTGGCGGCGGCTTTCGCCGGGCGGATGACCTTTCCCGAGACGGTCGGCAGGATGATGGAGGCGGGCGTCGAGCGATACGATGCCGACCTCACCCGGCTGGAGAAGATGCATTACGGGCTCGACGCCTCGACGCATCTCGAACCGATGCCGCTTGCCGAAGCCCCGGTGGTGCCGGTCGAATTCACGGCCGCAGGGGTCCAGGCCGCGATCCAAGCGATACGGGATCGCCAGATCGAGTATCCCGAGTTCCTCCGCCGGGTCATGGCCGCCGGGACGGCCAGCTACAGCGTCTACCTGAACGGCCGGAAGGCCATCTACATCGGCCGCAACGGCGACTTCCACGTCGAGCCTTTCCCCGGTGGGAGGTGA
- a CDS encoding DUF1697 domain-containing protein has product MSKAKTAYILLFRGVGGATQLPTASLREALSEAGFENVATYINSGNAVLRSGLAREKVIASVAKICEARFGFTKAIHAPTLAVWEALIAKNPFPAFKEGKHLHAAVLAGDPTQEAIDRLRGHADVGEAIEVVSRVAYLHTPNGFGRSKLGEKFDKWIGVENTARNWNTVLKLSELATKAAG; this is encoded by the coding sequence ATGTCGAAGGCCAAGACCGCGTACATCCTGCTATTCCGTGGCGTCGGCGGGGCCACCCAACTCCCGACGGCCTCGCTTCGCGAGGCCCTGAGCGAGGCAGGGTTCGAGAACGTCGCCACGTACATCAACAGCGGCAATGCCGTGCTCCGGAGCGGCCTCGCTCGGGAGAAGGTGATCGCCTCGGTTGCGAAGATCTGCGAGGCGCGTTTCGGGTTCACCAAGGCGATCCATGCCCCGACGCTGGCGGTATGGGAGGCCCTGATCGCGAAAAACCCGTTCCCCGCGTTCAAGGAGGGGAAGCACCTGCACGCGGCGGTCCTGGCGGGCGACCCCACTCAGGAGGCAATCGACCGCCTCCGGGGCCACGCGGACGTGGGCGAGGCGATCGAGGTCGTCAGCCGCGTCGCGTACCTGCACACCCCGAACGGCTTCGGCAGGTCGAAGCTGGGCGAGAAGTTCGACAAGTGGATCGGCGTGGAGAACACCGCCCGCAACTGGAACACGGTGCTCAAGCTGTCGGAGCTGGCCACGAAGGCGGCCGGATAG
- a CDS encoding DNA alkylation repair protein, giving the protein MTVDEILSKLESLGDDARRKHNAKAGAPENQFGVKLGDLRAIAKKLKTDLELALKLWDTGNVEAQLLATLIIMPKSLSADEVDRLTRSTTCAQVADWLNSYVVAEHPEKDALREKWLKAKDRWASRAGWHFTASRVNKGGDGLDLPALLDRIEEEMPKAVPEVQWTMNNTLAAIGIHHPELRGRAVGIGERIGLYRDWPVSKGCIPPFVPVWVDAMVKRQG; this is encoded by the coding sequence ATGACCGTCGATGAGATCCTCTCGAAGCTCGAGTCCCTCGGCGACGACGCCCGGCGTAAGCACAACGCGAAGGCTGGGGCGCCGGAGAACCAATTCGGCGTGAAGCTCGGCGACCTCCGTGCGATCGCCAAGAAGCTCAAGACGGATCTTGAGCTGGCTCTTAAGCTCTGGGACACCGGCAACGTCGAGGCCCAGCTCCTCGCCACGCTCATCATCATGCCGAAGTCGCTCTCCGCGGATGAGGTCGACAGGCTGACCCGCTCCACGACCTGCGCCCAGGTGGCCGACTGGCTGAACTCGTATGTCGTCGCGGAACATCCCGAGAAGGACGCTCTCCGCGAGAAGTGGCTGAAGGCGAAGGACCGCTGGGCCTCGCGGGCTGGCTGGCACTTCACGGCCAGCCGCGTGAACAAGGGCGGTGACGGCCTCGACCTGCCCGCGCTGCTGGATCGCATCGAGGAGGAGATGCCGAAGGCGGTGCCGGAGGTCCAGTGGACGATGAACAACACGCTGGCCGCGATCGGCATCCACCACCCCGAACTCCGCGGGCGTGCCGTGGGCATCGGCGAGAGGATCGGCTTGTACCGGGACTGGCCGGTCTCGAAGGGCTGCATTCCGCCCTTTGTGCCGGTCTGGGTGGACGCGATGGTGAAGAGGCAGGGGTAA
- a CDS encoding YdeI/OmpD-associated family protein yields MEPSFFETPAEFRAWLAENHATAAYLLVGFYKKGTGRKSITWPESVDEALCYGWIDGVRKGIDAESYTIRFTPRKPGSIWSSVNVRKIQELTEIGRMKPAGLAAFEARKEDRSGIYSHEQGDVELPEPYQGLLRANPAAWAFFESQPPSYRKTASWWVTSAKKEETRRKRLDSLAAYSAKGERVPQFTWKKASG; encoded by the coding sequence ATGGAACCGAGCTTCTTCGAGACCCCCGCCGAATTCCGGGCATGGCTCGCCGAGAACCACGCCACGGCGGCCTACCTCCTGGTGGGCTTTTACAAGAAGGGCACGGGCCGGAAGAGCATCACCTGGCCCGAGTCGGTCGACGAGGCCCTGTGCTACGGCTGGATCGATGGCGTCCGCAAGGGCATCGACGCCGAGAGCTACACGATCCGGTTCACCCCGAGGAAGCCGGGCAGCATCTGGAGCAGCGTCAACGTCAGGAAGATTCAGGAACTGACCGAGATCGGGCGGATGAAGCCCGCCGGGCTCGCCGCGTTCGAGGCCCGTAAAGAAGACCGGTCGGGCATCTATTCCCACGAGCAGGGAGACGTAGAACTGCCCGAGCCGTATCAGGGGCTCTTGAGGGCGAACCCGGCGGCCTGGGCATTCTTCGAGAGCCAGCCGCCGTCCTATCGAAAGACCGCCAGCTGGTGGGTCACCAGCGCCAAGAAGGAAGAGACGCGACGGAAGCGGTTGGACTCGCTCGCCGCCTACTCGGCCAAGGGCGAGCGGGTGCCGCAGTTCACCTGGAAGAAGGCGTCGGGTTGA
- a CDS encoding metallophosphoesterase family protein produces MKRLAWLTDIHLNFLRHAGLSAFFASLPEADAFAITGDIGEAHDVAEHLRAFAELGPAYFVLGNHDFYRGSIGSVRAEVRKLCRGVPNLAWMPDAGVVDLTESTCLVGHDGWGDGRLGDYQGSDVMLNDFALIGEFDGFHEDPAQRLAKLHALGDEAAAHFRSVLPEALARFRHVVVLTHVPPFRDACWHEGKVSDDNWLPFFICKAAGDALLEAMAAAPDRQMTVLCGHTHGSGEAQILPNLRVLTGGAVYGKPCVQRVLEVE; encoded by the coding sequence ATGAAACGCCTCGCCTGGCTGACCGACATTCACCTGAACTTCCTCCGCCATGCGGGGCTGAGTGCGTTCTTTGCCTCTCTGCCGGAGGCCGACGCCTTCGCCATCACCGGCGACATCGGCGAGGCACATGACGTGGCCGAGCACCTGCGCGCCTTCGCGGAGCTGGGACCGGCGTACTTCGTCCTGGGCAACCACGATTTCTACCGAGGCTCGATCGGGAGCGTCCGGGCCGAAGTCCGCAAGTTGTGCCGAGGGGTGCCGAACCTCGCGTGGATGCCCGACGCCGGGGTCGTCGATCTCACCGAGTCCACCTGCCTGGTAGGCCATGACGGCTGGGGCGACGGGAGGCTGGGCGATTACCAGGGCTCGGACGTCATGCTCAACGACTTCGCGCTGATCGGGGAGTTCGACGGATTCCACGAAGACCCAGCACAGCGGCTTGCCAAGCTGCACGCGCTCGGCGACGAGGCGGCGGCTCACTTCCGTAGCGTTCTGCCGGAAGCTCTGGCGCGTTTCCGGCACGTCGTCGTGCTGACCCACGTCCCGCCCTTCCGCGATGCCTGCTGGCACGAGGGGAAGGTGTCGGACGACAACTGGCTGCCGTTCTTCATCTGCAAGGCGGCCGGCGACGCCCTCCTCGAGGCGATGGCCGCAGCCCCCGACCGGCAGATGACGGTCCTGTGCGGGCACACCCACGGCTCCGGCGAGGCTCAGATCCTGCCGAACCTCCGAGTCCTGACCGGCGGGGCCGTGTACGGCAAGCCGTGCGTCCAGCGAGTGCTGGAGGTCGAGTGA
- a CDS encoding helix-turn-helix domain-containing protein codes for MKKANTIMTSRRRLTEDEIEEIVRLRELGHSYEWIGKKLGCSRETVSWHCCRLGVEPPKSAWRSWDGIKGPAVTKRGNHLVRRFTPEEDQIALEMRSSGATISEIARKLNRRVNSVIGRLNALARREARREQAA; via the coding sequence ATGAAGAAAGCAAACACAATCATGACTAGCAGACGCCGCCTGACAGAGGACGAGATTGAAGAGATCGTGAGACTCAGGGAGCTTGGCCATTCCTACGAGTGGATCGGCAAGAAGCTCGGGTGCTCTCGGGAAACCGTGAGCTGGCATTGCTGCCGACTGGGCGTCGAACCGCCCAAATCGGCGTGGCGATCATGGGACGGGATCAAGGGACCCGCCGTGACCAAGCGGGGCAATCACCTGGTCCGTCGTTTCACCCCTGAAGAAGACCAGATTGCTCTGGAGATGCGATCGAGTGGGGCGACGATCAGCGAGATAGCGAGGAAGCTAAATCGGCGTGTGAATTCCGTTATCGGCCGCCTGAATGCTCTTGCCCGGCGAGAAGCCAGACGCGAGCAGGCGGCATGA